GCCATTAGCGATACACTAATAATAAACACAGACTTTTCATTCCCGAGTTCCTGTTGATAATTCGAAAAACCGAGCCCTATTAAACTCGAAATCGATAGAAATATAACTGCATAGCCAACAGGCATCGGAATTGCTGCGAAAAATGACATGAGCGGCGGGAACAAACTGATGATGATCATCGCCCCGCTTCCTATTAAAAACGGCAGGCGTTCGGCAATTTTTGTTGTCGATATAAATCCGGCGGCGGTAGCCATCGGGACACCGCCAACCGCTGCAAACAAACCTGTCAAGGCTTGGTTAACGCCCATTACAAACCCAGAACGATTATAATTCAGCTCCTCTTTTTTACCTGTGACACCTGAAACCACATTCATACTTGCTACCATATTCGCCATTAAAATAAACGCAGTAAAAATGGAAGTAAGTACGACGCCAATATTAAAGGTTGGGACCCCAAACGCCAAAATCTCAGGAAGCGCGAACCACGCGTCCACTTCAGACGTTATTGGTTTGGCAATGCCAACAATCGCAAATAACAGCCACCCAAAAGCAAGGCTGATCAATACAGAATAACTGCTTAAAATGTGATTCTGGCTTCGTGATAATGTAACAGCAAGAACCATAGTCGCTACGGCACATAGAGCGACGATAAGATCAACGCCATCTGAGGAATAGCCAACACCAAAAATCCCTTTGATAAACGGACCACTTAGCTGCGTAACGAGTAAAACAAGATAAGTTCCAGTTACCATTGGCGTGAACATTTTTTCAACAACATCCATTTTTCGAAACACGGCCACAAGGATAAACAACGCACCACTGACAAGTAATCCTAATTCAAGACTGCGCAGAACAATTTCCACATTTTCCGCCGAAGATACAAAGCCAGCATACATTAGGAAGACTCCCCACCATAAACCAGCGGGACCATTTAAGATAGGCAACTTATGTCCGAACAACCCTTGCAGGAGGGATGCAAGAGCCATTACAAAAAATGTTCGCTGCAGAAGTTCCGCAATATCCGCCTGGGACATACCGAAAGCATTCCCAACCGATAAAGGGGCAACAATGACACTGGTCATGATAAAAACCATCCATTGTGCTGAAGAAAATGCTAGTCTCATATGATCATGACCCCCTCACTCGTAAATTTTTTATATTAAAAACCGATCATATCATATGAAAACACGGAACTGCCAAGCAGACGACTTTATAACTGCAAGAAAAAAAGAGCACCACATTGGTACCCTTCCTCTAAAGAAAAGCGGAAGCACCCCGTTTAGAAGCGGACGGCATAAGCAAGGGACCGTAGAACGCATGGGTTTCGCGTTCGTAGTGTCCATTGCTTATGACGGCAGCTTCTGGGTGCTGGAGCTAGACATATTTTGGTTTATGCTTTCTGATCTTTTAAAGAACTTAAGAACTAACCATTGCCCCACCGTTCACATGTATGACCTGGCCAGTAACATATGACGAATCATCTGATGCAAGATACACGTATGCCGGCGCCAATTCATATGGCTGACCTGCCCGTTTCATTGGTACATCTGTGCCCCATGTAGTTCCAATATACTCAGCGGAAAAGCTTGAAGGAATCAGCGGCGTCCAGATTGGACCTGGTGCAACAGCATTAACACGAATCCCTTTACCAACAATATTTTGTGACAATGCCCTGGTAAAACCCACAATCGCACCTTTTGTCGAGGAATAGTCAATCAATTTTTCATTGCCCTCATAGGCTACAATGGATGCTGTGTTAACAATTGAACTACCTGCTTCCAGGTATGGCAGTGTAGCTTTTGTCATGTAAAAGAATGCATAAATGTTTGTTAAAAATGTAGCATCCCACTGTTCATCTGTAATGTCCAGCAAACTATCCTGTGGGAACTGAACCCCATGATGATTCACTAAGATATCTACTTTGCCAAAATAATGAAGTGTCTGTTCAACAACATACTGACAGTGTTCTTTACTTCGCAGGTCTCCAACAATTAACAGACATCTTCTACCAAGTTCCTCAATTCTATACTTGGTACGGTATGCGTCCCCATTTTCATACTCGTAATAATAAGGAATAACGATATCGGCGCCTTCCTTCGCAAAAGCAATTGCCGTTGCAGCCCCAATACCACTATCTCCACCAGTAATAATTGCGACTTTATTCTCAAGTTTCCCAGCACCCTGATAATGCGGATTCTCAATAATCGGTTCCGGTACCATCAGTGACTCAATCCCGGGCTGTTTATTCTGATGTTGCGGTGGAAAAGGCGCGTCGTAATAATAATAACTCATTCAAATTTCCTCCCAGAAAAAATCCATTCCCAGATACTATATTCTTCAGGCTGGCATTGGTTCATTTGACCGAAGACCTGAAGAGGATCAGATTAAGATGATAGTCAGATATCGGCCATTTCAGGTGTTTATCGGCTGAATTTTTGATTAATCGGCCGTTTTTGAAGTTTTATCGGCCAAATATTATATTTATCAGCCACTTTTATCATTTTATCGGCCGTTTTTAAAATTTATCGGCCAAACTCCGATTATATCCGCCATTCCTAGTAGCATTAAGAAAAGCGGAAGCGCCCCGTTTAGAAGCGGACGCATAAGCAAGGGACCGTAGAACGCATGGGTTTAGCGTTCGTAGTGTCCATTGCTTATGACGGCAGCTTCTGGGCGCTAGAGCTAGACAGATTTTCATTTATACTTTCTGATCTGTAAAAAAAGAGCGGGTCCAACCCGCTCTACTCTTTTGGCATCATATTCGCTGAATTATTCTTTTTGCCCAACCTGCCTTTTCGGACCTGCTTAACCCAGAATCCGCCGACAATTTGTTTCGGCTCGTAGGAGATCGTAAAGGCTTTCGGGTCAATCGTTTTAATGGTTTCATATAGTTTTAATTCATATTTTCTTGGTGTCAGAATTTGCATTGCTAACCGGTCCCCGTCCATACCATAAGCAAACCAGCTTGTTACACCATATCCTTTGTCACGAAGTTTGCGCGTGAACTCAATGTTTGGATCGGATGAGATTACATTTACGGTAATGTAGCCGAGCGCTAACTTCTCTTCAATCTTAGAACCAACAATGACACCTATACCGAAGCCAAGTGCATAGGCAATGATGTTCTGAATTTCATCTAAGTTATCCAGCACCAAACCTAATCCAATTACATACACAACAATTTCAAACATACTGATAAAGGCCGCAATATACTGACGACCTTTTAGCGTTAAAATCATGCGGAGTGTATAGAGTGAAACGTAAACAATGTTAATGATTAGAATAATTGCCACCATTATATAAGCATTTTCAAGCAAAATTAACCCTCCATTACTTTCTATCATTAATTAAATCTATGAAAACAACTGCTGTATCATGCTTCTTTATTTGGTCCATAGACACGCTTTCCTACAGAGGATTTTTGCCCGCGCAGGCGTTTATGTAATGTTCGCCTCCAACTTGGTGCTAACAAATGGCAGGAAGCAAGTTCATCAGCCCTGCGGAGATCTTCCTTGTAAAAATGCATTACTTCATTACATGCCGCGATTGTCCACTCCGGATATGGTCGTTCTATCAGGTTAAGCGAACCGCCACCTGAAATATAGCCTTCCTTCAGTACACGAAAGTACCATCCAGTGCGTCCACTGTTTTGAATTTGCAATGCAAGGTCCATCACATGGAACCGGCGTGCAGGCTTCCAGCATGGCTGTCTAGGTTGGGAAACCTGAATAATTGCCTCCCCAATTTCGAAAGTGTCGCCAATACAAATGGCATATTCATCAACATTGGTAATGACAAAGTTCTCCCCCATTGCGCCTATCCCCATTTGATCGGTACCCAGCTTTTTTTGCCAGAAAGGATAATGCGCCGATGGATAGGCGAATACTGCTTTTTCTGGACCACCGTGATTTTTGGTGTCAGCTACTTCATCATTCTCGATACCTGTTTCGCTTAGCCAACTTTTCCCTTCCGATTCTTTTTTAAACATGCCACTTTCCCATGGTCTGTCCAAAGGATCTGCTGCCCCCGGCTCACCCAATCGTTTTACTTTTCCCGTTAAAATTTTCTGTATATATGGAGCAATCACCGTGCCACCCACCCCTTATTTATGATATAGTTGATGAACTTAATTAATAGTTACACAAATTATAATTCTCTTCTAAAAAATATACAAATAAGGAATGATCGTTTATGGGGATAGAAAAACAAAAAGCAACTTTTGCTGGCGGGTGTTTCTGGTGCATGGTAAAGCCATTTGACACATGGGACGGCGTTTATTCGGTAGTTTCCGGTTACACTGGCGGTGATGTGATAAATCCAACATATGAGGAAGTGAAAACGGGACAAACCGGGCATTACGAAGCCGTCGAAATTACTTTTGACCCGGAAGTAATTGCTTATGAAAAAATCATGTCAATCTTTTGGCAGCAAATTGACCCCACTGACGATGGCGGGCAGTTTCAGGATCGCGGTGACTCCTACCGCACGGCAATTTTTTATCATAACGATGCGCAACGAATTGCTGCAGAAACTGCAAAAACTGAATTAGAGCATAGTGGCAAGTTTAAAAAACCTATAGTTACAAAAATCTTACCAGCTGTAAATTTTTATACAGCGGAAGATTATCACCAGGACTTTTATAAAACGAATGAACAAGAATACAAGAAGGACCGCTCAAACTCCGGAAGAGATGAATTTATCGAGAAAGTCTGGAAAAAGGATTAATCCTTCTATTTGCGGCCGGTGTTTAGTATACTAAGTTTTTGATACAAAGGGGGTAAATACCTTGACCAAAAACGATTCGCTGCTTCCACTTAAAATGCTTTTGTTCAGTTTTCATGCCACTAATACGATTATCATTAGTTTCCTGCCATTATATTTGAAACATAAAGGTCTTGATGGAACAGAAATTGGCTGGGTGCTGGCTGTGGGTCCCCTGGCTTCCATTTTCGCCCAGCCCTTTTGGGGTTACATGAGTGATAAATATAAGACAGTTAAACGGATTCTATTAATCTGTATTATGGGTCTACTTATTAGCAGTGTCCTTTTCTTTCAAATGAATGGCCTGCTGGCAATCATTCTGATGGGTGCAGTATTTTACTTTTTCACCTCACCAATTGGTGCTTTGGGAGACAGCCTTGCACAACGGCGCTCGGATGATCTTAGGGTTTCTTTTGGAAGTATTCGAATGTGGGGTTCAATTGGATTTGCTACATCGTCATTAATTGTTGGAGAAGTTCTTTCATCGATTGGGATCCAATATATGATCTGGCCATACTTGTTTTTCGGCGTTATTGCATTACTGGTAGCGTTCAGGTTAACCGATGTGAAGGTAGAGTCAGATCCAATCCAGCTAAAGGATGTTAAACAAATCGTTACGAACAAACCATTTATTATCTTCCTTGGCATTATTGTTTTTATCACAATTTCTCACCGGGCAAATGACAGTTATATCGGATTATACATAGCACAACTCGGTGGCAGTGAGAGCATGATTGGATTAGCATGGTTCGTTGGTGTAGCCAGTGAGGCACTTGTTTTTGCTTTAGCGGGGAAATGGTTTAGAAAATATCATCCGCTAATTTTCATTATAGCTGCTGGAATAATTTATAGCGGAAGATGGTTTATTTATTCAGCAATTGACGATCCAATCTATATTATTGCTCTGCAATTTCTGCACGGG
This Virgibacillus phasianinus DNA region includes the following protein-coding sequences:
- a CDS encoding purine/pyrimidine permease produces the protein MRLAFSSAQWMVFIMTSVIVAPLSVGNAFGMSQADIAELLQRTFFVMALASLLQGLFGHKLPILNGPAGLWWGVFLMYAGFVSSAENVEIVLRSLELGLLVSGALFILVAVFRKMDVVEKMFTPMVTGTYLVLLVTQLSGPFIKGIFGVGYSSDGVDLIVALCAVATMVLAVTLSRSQNHILSSYSVLISLAFGWLLFAIVGIAKPITSEVDAWFALPEILAFGVPTFNIGVVLTSIFTAFILMANMVASMNVVSGVTGKKEELNYNRSGFVMGVNQALTGLFAAVGGVPMATAAGFISTTKIAERLPFLIGSGAMIIISLFPPLMSFFAAIPMPVGYAVIFLSISSLIGLGFSNYQQELGNEKSVFIISVSLMAGFGAMFVPQEAWSGFPSTLTSILDNGLVVGVLLCIILEQIMNRKSDKAGLSRNQ
- a CDS encoding MFS transporter, translating into MTKNDSLLPLKMLLFSFHATNTIIISFLPLYLKHKGLDGTEIGWVLAVGPLASIFAQPFWGYMSDKYKTVKRILLICIMGLLISSVLFFQMNGLLAIILMGAVFYFFTSPIGALGDSLAQRRSDDLRVSFGSIRMWGSIGFATSSLIVGEVLSSIGIQYMIWPYLFFGVIALLVAFRLTDVKVESDPIQLKDVKQIVTNKPFIIFLGIIVFITISHRANDSYIGLYIAQLGGSESMIGLAWFVGVASEALVFALAGKWFRKYHPLIFIIAAGIIYSGRWFIYSAIDDPIYIIALQFLHGVTFGVFYLSAFNYITRLIPKLLQSTGHLVFFAVFFGVSGIAGSLVGGALIDSFGGGTLYAVMGCFSLTGTVILTLYHLLPYGKAIKRAQ
- a CDS encoding MOSC domain-containing protein, producing MIAPYIQKILTGKVKRLGEPGAADPLDRPWESGMFKKESEGKSWLSETGIENDEVADTKNHGGPEKAVFAYPSAHYPFWQKKLGTDQMGIGAMGENFVITNVDEYAICIGDTFEIGEAIIQVSQPRQPCWKPARRFHVMDLALQIQNSGRTGWYFRVLKEGYISGGGSLNLIERPYPEWTIAACNEVMHFYKEDLRRADELASCHLLAPSWRRTLHKRLRGQKSSVGKRVYGPNKEA
- a CDS encoding DUF2179 domain-containing protein, with translation MLENAYIMVAIILIINIVYVSLYTLRMILTLKGRQYIAAFISMFEIVVYVIGLGLVLDNLDEIQNIIAYALGFGIGVIVGSKIEEKLALGYITVNVISSDPNIEFTRKLRDKGYGVTSWFAYGMDGDRLAMQILTPRKYELKLYETIKTIDPKAFTISYEPKQIVGGFWVKQVRKGRLGKKNNSANMMPKE
- the msrA gene encoding peptide-methionine (S)-S-oxide reductase MsrA; this translates as MGIEKQKATFAGGCFWCMVKPFDTWDGVYSVVSGYTGGDVINPTYEEVKTGQTGHYEAVEITFDPEVIAYEKIMSIFWQQIDPTDDGGQFQDRGDSYRTAIFYHNDAQRIAAETAKTELEHSGKFKKPIVTKILPAVNFYTAEDYHQDFYKTNEQEYKKDRSNSGRDEFIEKVWKKD
- a CDS encoding SDR family oxidoreductase; its protein translation is MSYYYYDAPFPPQHQNKQPGIESLMVPEPIIENPHYQGAGKLENKVAIITGGDSGIGAATAIAFAKEGADIVIPYYYEYENGDAYRTKYRIEELGRRCLLIVGDLRSKEHCQYVVEQTLHYFGKVDILVNHHGVQFPQDSLLDITDEQWDATFLTNIYAFFYMTKATLPYLEAGSSIVNTASIVAYEGNEKLIDYSSTKGAIVGFTRALSQNIVGKGIRVNAVAPGPIWTPLIPSSFSAEYIGTTWGTDVPMKRAGQPYELAPAYVYLASDDSSYVTGQVIHVNGGAMVSS